A single Chaetodon trifascialis isolate fChaTrf1 chromosome 18, fChaTrf1.hap1, whole genome shotgun sequence DNA region contains:
- the mynn gene encoding myoneurin isoform X1, with protein sequence MTARMAHVTSHGRLLLQRLHQQREMDFLCDITIMVRDVEFRAHRNILAAFSKYFSSQAEKGQEVTTLDPDKVSRYALEKLLEFIYTGQMNLSSTRQAAVRRAAVFLGMSEATKYMEEIHHWSEPSETSQSEADKEAGVSPSSPASPSSPSSPVPLSIVSVGGDWQDEGKDVKVQPDEVKDADMDEGDRSDAEYTPTTPKSAGRGQGRKRGRRPKSFSGEQVEASSSADAPKTSGYRGRGRGRGRGRGRGRGRGTAGLEREDPFLDDSDTSVKDFGDTSADWSPSQDDDVPVKKPRLSSGEGRRGRGRGRGRGRGRGRRRAEEDAESGGAGTDDGEFEFGEQDESEMTELSLSCTECNKLFKDVSSLHRHEKIHKGLKPFVCIFCSKTFRQATQLKTHLRIHTGEKPFSCSDCDKCFAQKCQLVAHRRMHHGEEKPYTCERCGFKFATSSNFKIHIRLHSGEKPYVCDICGQAFAQSSTLTYHKRRHTGEKPYQCDLCGMSFSVSSSLIAHARKHTGETPYRCSQPKCDSSFVTSSELKKHMRRLHPDGNTGVQCLLCGNRFASVKNMIKHQEKAHADEVRQHKERARAVVLLASSHPVAFVQSKLSQENKGVVSFHEGEPPNPEPATPNPKAEVPSADAATDTDAAATTDAASTTDATAIMQDFKAEPSHPPVNPTDQVTFEPDQEQTINSDTLHALVEQLRPPPSPAQSLEQIVIIRTVDNAEHNPPQQ encoded by the exons ATGA CAGCACGGATGGCTCACGTCACCAGTCACGGCAGGCTGCTCTTGCAGCGCTTGCATCAGCAGCGGGAGATGGACTTTTTATGTGACATCACCATAATGGTGAGAGACGTGGAGTTCAGAGCCCACCGCAACATCCTGGCTGCGTTCAGCAAGTACTTCTCCTCCCAGGCTGAAAAGGGCCAAGAGGTCACGACCCTGGACCCCGATAAGGTCAGCCGGTATGCTCTGGAGAAGCTTCTGGAGTTCATCTACACTGGACAGATGAACCTCAGCAG TACCCGGCAAGCAGCTGTGCGTCGAGCGGCCGTGTTCCTGGGAATGTCTGAGGCCACAAAGTATATGGAGGAAATCCACCACTGGTCCGAGCCAAGCGAGACGTCCCAGTCGGAGGCAGATAAAGAAGCTGGTGTCTCTCCTTCCAGTCCGGCCTCTCCCAGCAGCCCCAGCTCACCTGTTCCCCTGTCCATTGTCTCTGTTGGAGGGGACTGGCAGGACGAGGGGAAGGATGTCAAAGTGCAGCCTGATGAGGTCAAAGATGCAGATATGGACGAGGGGGACCGAAGTGATGCAGAGTACACCCCCACGACGCCGAAGAGCGCTGGGAGGGgacaggggaggaagaggggcaGAAGGCCGAAGAGCTTCAGCGGTGAGCAGGTGGAGGCGAGCAGCTCGGCCGACGCCCCTAAAACCTCAGGCTACAGGGGAAGGGgtagggggagggggagaggcagagggaggggcagGGGGAGAGGGACCGCAGGTTTGGAAAGAGAAGATCCGTTTCTGGATGATTCCGACACCAGTGTGAAGGACTTCGGGGACACGTCTGCAGACTGGAGCCCCTCGCAGGACGACGACGTCCCAGTGAAGAAACCTCGGCTGAGCAGCGGCGAGGGGCGGAGGGGGCGAGGCCGCGGGAGGGGCAGAGGCAGGGGGCGAGGCAGGAGGAGGGCCGAGGAGGACGCAGAGAGCGGCGGGGCAGGGACAGACGATGGCGAATTCGAGTTCGGGGAGCAGGATGAGTCAGAGATGACCGAGCTGTCGCTGTCATGCACCGAGTGCAACAAACTGTTCAAAGACGTGAGCAGCCTGCACAGACACGAGAAGATCCACAAGGGGCTGAAGCCGTTTGTCTGCATCTTCTGCTCCAAGACGTTCAGGCAGGCGAcccagctgaaaacacacctgCGCATTCACACAG GCGAGAAGCCGTTTAGTTGCTCCGACTGCGACAAGTGTTTCGCTCAGAAGTGTCAGCTGGTCGCTCACCGCCGGATGCACCACGGAGAGGAGAAGCCGTACACCTGCGAGCGCTGCGGATTCAAGTTCGCCACCTCGTCCAACTTCAAAATACACATCAG gctgcacagCGGAGAGAAGCCGTACGTCTGTGACATCTGTGGTCAGGCCTTCGCTCAGTCCAGCACGCTGACCTATCACAAGCGCCGACACACCGGAGAGAAGCCCTACCAGTGCGACCTGTGCGGCATGTCCTTCTCCGTGTCCTCGTCCCTCATCGCTCACgcaaggaaacacacag gTGAGACGCCGTACAGGTGTTCACAGCCCAAATGTGACTCGAGCTTCGTGACGTCTTCCGAGCTGAAGAAACACATGCGACGACTTCACCCAG atgggAACACAGGTGTgcagtgtctgctgtgtggaaacagATTTGCCAGCGTGAAGAACATGATCAAACACCAGGAGAAGGCTCACGCTGACGAAGTGCGGCAGCACAAGGAGAGAGCCCGAGCag TCGTCCTCCTGGCTTCCAGTCATCCTGTGGCCTTTGTCCAGAGCAAACTCTCCCAGGAAAACAAAGGCGTGGTTTCATTCCACGAAGGTGAGCCGCCCAACCCCGAACCGGCCACGCCCAACCCCAAAGCCGAGGTGCCATCTGCCGACGCAGCTACCGACACCGACGCCGCCGCCACCACCGACGCTGCTAGCACCACGGACGCCACCGCCATCATGCAGGACTTCAAGGCGGAGCCCTCTCACCCTCCTGTCAACCCCACCGACCAGGTGACCTTCGAACCTGACCAAGAGCAGACCATCAACTCGGACACCCTCCATGCTCTGGTGGAGCAGCTGCGGCCCCCGCCCTCCCCCGCCCAGAGCTTGGAGCAGATCGTCATCATCAGGACGGTGGACAACGCCGAACACAACCCCCCTCAGCAGTGA
- the mynn gene encoding myoneurin isoform X2 — protein sequence MTRMAHVTSHGRLLLQRLHQQREMDFLCDITIMVRDVEFRAHRNILAAFSKYFSSQAEKGQEVTTLDPDKVSRYALEKLLEFIYTGQMNLSSTRQAAVRRAAVFLGMSEATKYMEEIHHWSEPSETSQSEADKEAGVSPSSPASPSSPSSPVPLSIVSVGGDWQDEGKDVKVQPDEVKDADMDEGDRSDAEYTPTTPKSAGRGQGRKRGRRPKSFSGEQVEASSSADAPKTSGYRGRGRGRGRGRGRGRGRGTAGLEREDPFLDDSDTSVKDFGDTSADWSPSQDDDVPVKKPRLSSGEGRRGRGRGRGRGRGRGRRRAEEDAESGGAGTDDGEFEFGEQDESEMTELSLSCTECNKLFKDVSSLHRHEKIHKGLKPFVCIFCSKTFRQATQLKTHLRIHTGEKPFSCSDCDKCFAQKCQLVAHRRMHHGEEKPYTCERCGFKFATSSNFKIHIRLHSGEKPYVCDICGQAFAQSSTLTYHKRRHTGEKPYQCDLCGMSFSVSSSLIAHARKHTGETPYRCSQPKCDSSFVTSSELKKHMRRLHPDGNTGVQCLLCGNRFASVKNMIKHQEKAHADEVRQHKERARAVVLLASSHPVAFVQSKLSQENKGVVSFHEGEPPNPEPATPNPKAEVPSADAATDTDAAATTDAASTTDATAIMQDFKAEPSHPPVNPTDQVTFEPDQEQTINSDTLHALVEQLRPPPSPAQSLEQIVIIRTVDNAEHNPPQQ from the exons ATGA CACGGATGGCTCACGTCACCAGTCACGGCAGGCTGCTCTTGCAGCGCTTGCATCAGCAGCGGGAGATGGACTTTTTATGTGACATCACCATAATGGTGAGAGACGTGGAGTTCAGAGCCCACCGCAACATCCTGGCTGCGTTCAGCAAGTACTTCTCCTCCCAGGCTGAAAAGGGCCAAGAGGTCACGACCCTGGACCCCGATAAGGTCAGCCGGTATGCTCTGGAGAAGCTTCTGGAGTTCATCTACACTGGACAGATGAACCTCAGCAG TACCCGGCAAGCAGCTGTGCGTCGAGCGGCCGTGTTCCTGGGAATGTCTGAGGCCACAAAGTATATGGAGGAAATCCACCACTGGTCCGAGCCAAGCGAGACGTCCCAGTCGGAGGCAGATAAAGAAGCTGGTGTCTCTCCTTCCAGTCCGGCCTCTCCCAGCAGCCCCAGCTCACCTGTTCCCCTGTCCATTGTCTCTGTTGGAGGGGACTGGCAGGACGAGGGGAAGGATGTCAAAGTGCAGCCTGATGAGGTCAAAGATGCAGATATGGACGAGGGGGACCGAAGTGATGCAGAGTACACCCCCACGACGCCGAAGAGCGCTGGGAGGGgacaggggaggaagaggggcaGAAGGCCGAAGAGCTTCAGCGGTGAGCAGGTGGAGGCGAGCAGCTCGGCCGACGCCCCTAAAACCTCAGGCTACAGGGGAAGGGgtagggggagggggagaggcagagggaggggcagGGGGAGAGGGACCGCAGGTTTGGAAAGAGAAGATCCGTTTCTGGATGATTCCGACACCAGTGTGAAGGACTTCGGGGACACGTCTGCAGACTGGAGCCCCTCGCAGGACGACGACGTCCCAGTGAAGAAACCTCGGCTGAGCAGCGGCGAGGGGCGGAGGGGGCGAGGCCGCGGGAGGGGCAGAGGCAGGGGGCGAGGCAGGAGGAGGGCCGAGGAGGACGCAGAGAGCGGCGGGGCAGGGACAGACGATGGCGAATTCGAGTTCGGGGAGCAGGATGAGTCAGAGATGACCGAGCTGTCGCTGTCATGCACCGAGTGCAACAAACTGTTCAAAGACGTGAGCAGCCTGCACAGACACGAGAAGATCCACAAGGGGCTGAAGCCGTTTGTCTGCATCTTCTGCTCCAAGACGTTCAGGCAGGCGAcccagctgaaaacacacctgCGCATTCACACAG GCGAGAAGCCGTTTAGTTGCTCCGACTGCGACAAGTGTTTCGCTCAGAAGTGTCAGCTGGTCGCTCACCGCCGGATGCACCACGGAGAGGAGAAGCCGTACACCTGCGAGCGCTGCGGATTCAAGTTCGCCACCTCGTCCAACTTCAAAATACACATCAG gctgcacagCGGAGAGAAGCCGTACGTCTGTGACATCTGTGGTCAGGCCTTCGCTCAGTCCAGCACGCTGACCTATCACAAGCGCCGACACACCGGAGAGAAGCCCTACCAGTGCGACCTGTGCGGCATGTCCTTCTCCGTGTCCTCGTCCCTCATCGCTCACgcaaggaaacacacag gTGAGACGCCGTACAGGTGTTCACAGCCCAAATGTGACTCGAGCTTCGTGACGTCTTCCGAGCTGAAGAAACACATGCGACGACTTCACCCAG atgggAACACAGGTGTgcagtgtctgctgtgtggaaacagATTTGCCAGCGTGAAGAACATGATCAAACACCAGGAGAAGGCTCACGCTGACGAAGTGCGGCAGCACAAGGAGAGAGCCCGAGCag TCGTCCTCCTGGCTTCCAGTCATCCTGTGGCCTTTGTCCAGAGCAAACTCTCCCAGGAAAACAAAGGCGTGGTTTCATTCCACGAAGGTGAGCCGCCCAACCCCGAACCGGCCACGCCCAACCCCAAAGCCGAGGTGCCATCTGCCGACGCAGCTACCGACACCGACGCCGCCGCCACCACCGACGCTGCTAGCACCACGGACGCCACCGCCATCATGCAGGACTTCAAGGCGGAGCCCTCTCACCCTCCTGTCAACCCCACCGACCAGGTGACCTTCGAACCTGACCAAGAGCAGACCATCAACTCGGACACCCTCCATGCTCTGGTGGAGCAGCTGCGGCCCCCGCCCTCCCCCGCCCAGAGCTTGGAGCAGATCGTCATCATCAGGACGGTGGACAACGCCGAACACAACCCCCCTCAGCAGTGA
- the mynn gene encoding myoneurin isoform X3 has protein sequence MAHVTSHGRLLLQRLHQQREMDFLCDITIMVRDVEFRAHRNILAAFSKYFSSQAEKGQEVTTLDPDKVSRYALEKLLEFIYTGQMNLSSTRQAAVRRAAVFLGMSEATKYMEEIHHWSEPSETSQSEADKEAGVSPSSPASPSSPSSPVPLSIVSVGGDWQDEGKDVKVQPDEVKDADMDEGDRSDAEYTPTTPKSAGRGQGRKRGRRPKSFSGEQVEASSSADAPKTSGYRGRGRGRGRGRGRGRGRGTAGLEREDPFLDDSDTSVKDFGDTSADWSPSQDDDVPVKKPRLSSGEGRRGRGRGRGRGRGRGRRRAEEDAESGGAGTDDGEFEFGEQDESEMTELSLSCTECNKLFKDVSSLHRHEKIHKGLKPFVCIFCSKTFRQATQLKTHLRIHTGEKPFSCSDCDKCFAQKCQLVAHRRMHHGEEKPYTCERCGFKFATSSNFKIHIRLHSGEKPYVCDICGQAFAQSSTLTYHKRRHTGEKPYQCDLCGMSFSVSSSLIAHARKHTGETPYRCSQPKCDSSFVTSSELKKHMRRLHPDGNTGVQCLLCGNRFASVKNMIKHQEKAHADEVRQHKERARAVVLLASSHPVAFVQSKLSQENKGVVSFHEGEPPNPEPATPNPKAEVPSADAATDTDAAATTDAASTTDATAIMQDFKAEPSHPPVNPTDQVTFEPDQEQTINSDTLHALVEQLRPPPSPAQSLEQIVIIRTVDNAEHNPPQQ, from the exons ATGGCTCACGTCACCAGTCACGGCAGGCTGCTCTTGCAGCGCTTGCATCAGCAGCGGGAGATGGACTTTTTATGTGACATCACCATAATGGTGAGAGACGTGGAGTTCAGAGCCCACCGCAACATCCTGGCTGCGTTCAGCAAGTACTTCTCCTCCCAGGCTGAAAAGGGCCAAGAGGTCACGACCCTGGACCCCGATAAGGTCAGCCGGTATGCTCTGGAGAAGCTTCTGGAGTTCATCTACACTGGACAGATGAACCTCAGCAG TACCCGGCAAGCAGCTGTGCGTCGAGCGGCCGTGTTCCTGGGAATGTCTGAGGCCACAAAGTATATGGAGGAAATCCACCACTGGTCCGAGCCAAGCGAGACGTCCCAGTCGGAGGCAGATAAAGAAGCTGGTGTCTCTCCTTCCAGTCCGGCCTCTCCCAGCAGCCCCAGCTCACCTGTTCCCCTGTCCATTGTCTCTGTTGGAGGGGACTGGCAGGACGAGGGGAAGGATGTCAAAGTGCAGCCTGATGAGGTCAAAGATGCAGATATGGACGAGGGGGACCGAAGTGATGCAGAGTACACCCCCACGACGCCGAAGAGCGCTGGGAGGGgacaggggaggaagaggggcaGAAGGCCGAAGAGCTTCAGCGGTGAGCAGGTGGAGGCGAGCAGCTCGGCCGACGCCCCTAAAACCTCAGGCTACAGGGGAAGGGgtagggggagggggagaggcagagggaggggcagGGGGAGAGGGACCGCAGGTTTGGAAAGAGAAGATCCGTTTCTGGATGATTCCGACACCAGTGTGAAGGACTTCGGGGACACGTCTGCAGACTGGAGCCCCTCGCAGGACGACGACGTCCCAGTGAAGAAACCTCGGCTGAGCAGCGGCGAGGGGCGGAGGGGGCGAGGCCGCGGGAGGGGCAGAGGCAGGGGGCGAGGCAGGAGGAGGGCCGAGGAGGACGCAGAGAGCGGCGGGGCAGGGACAGACGATGGCGAATTCGAGTTCGGGGAGCAGGATGAGTCAGAGATGACCGAGCTGTCGCTGTCATGCACCGAGTGCAACAAACTGTTCAAAGACGTGAGCAGCCTGCACAGACACGAGAAGATCCACAAGGGGCTGAAGCCGTTTGTCTGCATCTTCTGCTCCAAGACGTTCAGGCAGGCGAcccagctgaaaacacacctgCGCATTCACACAG GCGAGAAGCCGTTTAGTTGCTCCGACTGCGACAAGTGTTTCGCTCAGAAGTGTCAGCTGGTCGCTCACCGCCGGATGCACCACGGAGAGGAGAAGCCGTACACCTGCGAGCGCTGCGGATTCAAGTTCGCCACCTCGTCCAACTTCAAAATACACATCAG gctgcacagCGGAGAGAAGCCGTACGTCTGTGACATCTGTGGTCAGGCCTTCGCTCAGTCCAGCACGCTGACCTATCACAAGCGCCGACACACCGGAGAGAAGCCCTACCAGTGCGACCTGTGCGGCATGTCCTTCTCCGTGTCCTCGTCCCTCATCGCTCACgcaaggaaacacacag gTGAGACGCCGTACAGGTGTTCACAGCCCAAATGTGACTCGAGCTTCGTGACGTCTTCCGAGCTGAAGAAACACATGCGACGACTTCACCCAG atgggAACACAGGTGTgcagtgtctgctgtgtggaaacagATTTGCCAGCGTGAAGAACATGATCAAACACCAGGAGAAGGCTCACGCTGACGAAGTGCGGCAGCACAAGGAGAGAGCCCGAGCag TCGTCCTCCTGGCTTCCAGTCATCCTGTGGCCTTTGTCCAGAGCAAACTCTCCCAGGAAAACAAAGGCGTGGTTTCATTCCACGAAGGTGAGCCGCCCAACCCCGAACCGGCCACGCCCAACCCCAAAGCCGAGGTGCCATCTGCCGACGCAGCTACCGACACCGACGCCGCCGCCACCACCGACGCTGCTAGCACCACGGACGCCACCGCCATCATGCAGGACTTCAAGGCGGAGCCCTCTCACCCTCCTGTCAACCCCACCGACCAGGTGACCTTCGAACCTGACCAAGAGCAGACCATCAACTCGGACACCCTCCATGCTCTGGTGGAGCAGCTGCGGCCCCCGCCCTCCCCCGCCCAGAGCTTGGAGCAGATCGTCATCATCAGGACGGTGGACAACGCCGAACACAACCCCCCTCAGCAGTGA